The window TCATGCCAAATATTAATTGCCTGACAACTTGCTCCTGACAGTTCATTTCAGATTTGGGGTTCAGGAAAAGGGAGAGAAAAGAAACAGGGAGAGAAAAGAAACAGGGAGAGAAGTAGATAGTTAAAAACATATTAATAAATATTATTAATATAAAAGTAATACTTATTAAAATTGGTGTTGGAGTTGGAAGGGATCGGTTTGGGTCTAGAAAGATAGAGGAAAGGGGCTAAAACTTCAATAAATAAGCCAATAAAAAAAGCGAGTAAAATTAGTTATCGTAAGTTTCCCTTTATATAAAATTATTTATATTTTAAAGATATAAGGTTGAATAAATATAGTAATATATAGATATAAATTGTACTGTATAAATAAAGTAAGAAAACTGGATAATAAAATTAAAGTGCAAGTAAAAATTAATGAGTTCGTGCACAAAATAAACAAGGGAGAAGAGGGATCATTATGAAAATAAAGAAGTATAGGCATCAATTTTAAGAAATAATTAAACTTATATATAATATAATAGATATAATAACGGACGGGGGAGTATTCTGTTTGAAGTATCTAAAAGATATGGAAAGATGGACTATAATAAATATCTGTTTAACTGAAATCCCTGTCCAGCGCATTCGAATCAATATGTTTCACAGGGAAGATTTGCAGAAAAATGTTAAATAGTATGGTATAATATCGTATACTCTCCTCCACGAATTGTGTAAAAATATTTTCACCTATTCGAAAAAAATAAAAATCTCAAATTTTGGTTTTTGGAAACAATTCTCTTTAAGATTCAGGAAAAAAGGCGGCTGGTCACTTAGATGTAAATCCGCAATATACATACGTAAAAACCTGAGAAAGAAGGAAAATAAACAGTGGAAACATGCGGTAATTAAGAGATTTAGCTTCATGAATAAATTTGGTATAAAAATAAAATTAAAAAAACATTCATAAAAAAATAAATATTATGAGTCCTTAACATAATAAAAAACGTAATATATAAAATTTGAAAAACCCACTCAGGTTTTGAATTTTAAAGATAAAAACAAACCTTTAATTAAACCAAAGTAACCCTAAATTAAACCTAAGTAACCCTAAATTAAACCAAACTAACCCTAAATTAAACCTAAGAAACCCTAAATTAAACCTAAGAAACCCTAAATTAAACCTAAGAAACCCTAAATTAAACCTAAGAAACCCTAAATTAAACCTAAGAAACCCTAAATTAAACCTAAGAAACCCTAAATTAAACCTAAGAAACCCTAAAACAAACTCTAAAAAACCTGGAAAGAGCGGTGATAAAAATGAAAATTAGAGTTGTAAGCTCAAAAGAAGAAATTGACACTTTAAACCTCAATGAGGAAATTGTCCACCTCGCATTCAGACCGTCCAACAAGGACATTTTTAAACTCATTTTGAAGTGTCCAGAAGTAAAAGCGATCCACGTCCCGAGCTCATACAAGAGAACGATTTCCAGTTCTGCACAGATATATCTATCGATGCAGAACATTGCTTTGCTTGAAGGCGATGTGTGGGGTCACAGAAAAGACATCAACGAATACTCCGAAGTTTCCCAACATGTATTTGACCGCATAAAAGAAATGAAAGAAGAAGGTCTTTCTGATGAAGACACTATAGAAAGACTTGTAAGGGAAACAAGGCTCAGCCCGGAGTTTGTAACTTTTATCATATCGAATTGAAATAAAATTTTAAATCAGCCGATCAGAAGCCTGATCGGCATTCATTCTCCTGCAGAATTCTCTGCTTAAGCTTTTTTAAAAATTCAGAGACATATCCTGAAGCAAACCTCATAGGTTCCGTAGCTGATTCAGGAAAAATGTATCGGAAAACATTTATTTCGAAACTAATGAATTTAAGGGTTCCAGTCACCAGCAAATTTTTAAAGAAAACTATCATTCAGGAAAAAATTTATTTTAGAAATAACAATAAGAGGTCATCAGATAGATATTTTAGATTACAGAAACCTTATTTCATACATCA is drawn from Methanosarcina lacustris Z-7289 and contains these coding sequences:
- a CDS encoding DUF1699 family protein is translated as MKIRVVSSKEEIDTLNLNEEIVHLAFRPSNKDIFKLILKCPEVKAIHVPSSYKRTISSSAQIYLSMQNIALLEGDVWGHRKDINEYSEVSQHVFDRIKEMKEEGLSDEDTIERLVRETRLSPEFVTFIISN